The following coding sequences lie in one Tachysurus fulvidraco isolate hzauxx_2018 chromosome 19, HZAU_PFXX_2.0, whole genome shotgun sequence genomic window:
- the LOC113658758 gene encoding histone H4-like: protein MSGRGKGGKGLGKGGAKRHRKVLRDNIQGITKPAIRRLARRGGVKRISSLIYEETRGVLKVFLENVIRDAVTYTEHAKGKTVTAMDVVYALKRQGRTLYGFGG, encoded by the coding sequence ATGTCTGGTAGAGGTAAAGGCGGTAAGGGACTCGGCAAAGGGGGCGCAAAGCGTCATCGTAAGGTCCTTCGCGATAACATCCAGGGAATCACTAAGCCGGCTATTCGCCGTCTGGCTCGCCGTGGCGGTGTTAAGCGTATTTCCAGCCTGATTTACGAAGAGACTCGCGGTGTGCTGAAAGTCTTCTTGGAGAACGTCATCCGCGACGCCGTCACCTACACCGAGCACGCCAAAGGAAAGACCGTCACCGCCATGGATGTGGTGTACGCTCTGAAACGCCAGGGACGCACTCTGTACGGCTTCGGCGGATAA